AATTCGGCAAACAATGATTCTGATTTTGACGGGTTATCAGATAAAGAAGAAAAAGAATTAGGAACTAATATTTATATGGCAGATACAGATGGGGACGGCTTATTAGACAAAGAAGAAGTCAGAATATATTTAACAGATCCTTTAGTTGCTGATACGGATAAAGACGGCTACATAGATGGCGAAGAAGTTAAAAGCGGTTATAACCCAAATGGGGATGGAAAACTTTTATTACCTTAAATGATTAAAACAAAAGAATAAAAATTATTTTTGTATGTTTTTTAAATTTAAAAAACAAAAAAAAGAGGAAAAAAATAATCAAGAAAATAGTCCCGAGCAAAATATTCTTAAGAATGAAAGAGAAATAAATATTCACATAATGCCGAATAAATTTTTGCGTGAAGCAAAGCAAGAATCCAGAGGATTAAGTGTTTTTATTTTTATTTTAATATTTATTGCTGTTGGATGCGCTACTTTGTATTTTTTCCAAGATGACATTTTTCCTAATGGGCTGCCTTTTATCAGCAACAATGTGAATGAAAATAGCGAATTAAATCTTAACACTGATAACAGCAATAAAACAGCAAATGTGAATAACGCGAATACTTTAAATAGAAATTATAATATAAATAATAATTCTAACAATATTAATAACAGCAACAATAATTCTAATGGCAACACAAACACAAACGTAAATACAAACGGCAATGTTAATATTAATAAACCCGTTGTTTCTATAGCTTCAGATAAAGATAAAGATATGCTAACTGACCAGGAAGAAGCGCTTTACCAATCTAATCCTAATAATCCAGATACTGATAATGATGGTTTTTTAGATGGGCAGGAGGTTGCGAATTTATATAGTCCACTGACGGGGGAGGCGATGTTATTGGAATATTCAGGCATGACAAAAAATTATATTAATAGCACTTATAGTTATTCAATTATTTATCCGATATCTTGGAAAGTTGTTTCTTTGGCGGGCGGTGATAAAGAAATAGCATTTGTTTCTGAAAACAAAGAGTTTATTAAAATTATTATTATAGACAATCAGCAAGGCTTGAACGCTGAACAATGGTATTTAGAACAAATTCCTTCTAATATGGCATATAAGGTAGAAAGATTATGGGTTAATAATTTTATGGGAGTCAAAAGTTTAGACGGAATGCATTTTTATTTAACGCCTATATCAGGAAGGAAAAATTTTATTTATTCTGTTTCATATATAGTAGGAAGCCATATGAATATTACTTACCCGTCTACTTTTAAAATGATAGTAAGGAGCTTTGATATAGATTCAAACAGAAAAGAAAACTAAATTAGAAATAATAGATTTTTATGATCTATTGCGATGTTAGCCAAGAAGTCGGCAAAAAAATAAAGGATTGTTTTTTTCAAGATATAGTTAGACATTTTTTTAAAGAATTTGATATAAAAGATGCCGAGATTTCTATTGTCATAGTCAATAAAAATGAAATTAAAAAATTTAACAAAAATTATCGCAAGCAAAATAGAGTTACTGATGTTTTGTCATTTATTTACAATAAGAAGCCATTAGAAGGGGAAATTTTAATTTGTTATGAAAAGGCGCTACAACAAGCAAAAGAAAATAAAATAGATTTAAACCAAGAAATAAAATTATTATTAGTTCATTCATTGCTTCATTTAATCGGGTATGATCATAAAAATATTAAAGAAGCGAATAAAATGAAAAAAATGGAAAATAAAATATTAAGTGTAATCTAAAATATGGCTATATTGTTATATGGTTATATGGCTTTAAGTTATTATGAATAAGAAGAATTTTTTACAACTTAATGATATCAATAGTTATAAAGTTAGTTTTAATTTATCAAATTATATCTGGAATATTATAATAAAATGGGATTATTTTTTTAAAGATACAGTTGGCAAACAATTTGTTAGATCAATAGATTCTATCTCTGCTAACATTGCTGAAGGGTTTGGCAGATATAGTAAAAAGGATAAAATAAAATTTTATAGATATGCCAGAGGTTCAGCCTATGAATGTTTAGATTGGTTGGAAAAAATAAAAATAAGAGAACTTATAAAAAACGAACAATATGATTATATTTTTAAAATCCTCAAATCTTTGCCGAAAGAAATAAATTATTTGATAAGTTATACCAATTCAAAATTAACCATATAACCATATAACAATATAACCTTTAACTTTATTTAATTCACGATTTGTAATTACAGTTAATTTGTTAATTCCTAATCCATAATTTTTAACCCATAATTATGTTTTTTAATTTTAAAAGAGCTGTTAAAAGTTTTATTTACGCTTTTCGCGGATTAAAAAGCGCGTGGAAAAGTGAGCAGAATTTTCGTTTTCATTCAATGGCGGCTATTTTAGTTTTGTTAATGGCTGTTATTTTGCGCGTAGAAAGAACAGATTTTATTATTCTTATTTTGCTTATAGGATTAGTTTTAGTATTAGAGCTTGTTAATACTATTTTTGAAAGATTAATTGATATTCTAAAGCCAAGGATTCATGAATATTCAAAAGAAATTAAAAATATTTCTTCATCTATTGTTTTATTAGCGGCATTTATCAGCGTCATTATAGGAATAATTATTTTTTACCCTTATTTAATAAAAGTTAAATTTTAATATGAATTCAACAAACAACAGAAAAAAAATAATATCCATTATAACTTTTTTTATATTCGCGATTTTATTTTCTATTTGCGCGTACAATCTAAAAATCTCTTCAGCTTCCATAGAATGCTGCCATCATGAATGTAATTTAACAGATCCAAAAAAATGTGTTGGAAATACAGTTTATGAATGCCAGCTTGACTGCGACGCTGATCTTTATCAAGATTGGTGCGAAGTAGAAGATTGTTCAGCAACAGGACAAACATGCGTTGATGGCGTTTGCGTTTCTTCGTCATTAACCTGTTCTGACAATACTTCTTATAACGCTTGCTCAATTAATACAGGAGCTCCATGGTATTGCAACAGTTCAGGCAGTTTAGTAGAAAACTGTGGAACCTGTGGTTGCGCTGGCTCATGGGTCTGCGGACCAAGCAATACTTTCTGCTGTGATAATCAATGCAATAGTTCCTGCTCTCCGTCTGGCTGCACAGTCGCTTATGATCCAGACTGCGCCTGCCAAGATAATAATTCCTGCTGCGGGATAGGATGTAATAACGCGAATGACAATGATTGCCCTCTTGCAGATAATATTGACCCCTTTGTTTCTTCTTTTACCGCCTTGAACAATGTAAATGATGTTGATATTGGCTGGAATGTTTCAGATTCCGGAGGCTCACATTTAGACAGAATAGAAATTTGGCGAGCCACAGACAATGGAGGAATCCCAGTGGCTTGGGCAGAAGTAGGAAG
This portion of the Patescibacteria group bacterium genome encodes:
- a CDS encoding four helix bundle protein; the encoded protein is MNKKNFLQLNDINSYKVSFNLSNYIWNIIIKWDYFFKDTVGKQFVRSIDSISANIAEGFGRYSKKDKIKFYRYARGSAYECLDWLEKIKIRELIKNEQYDYIFKILKSLPKEINYLISYTNSKLTI
- the ybeY gene encoding rRNA maturation RNase YbeY, whose protein sequence is MIYCDVSQEVGKKIKDCFFQDIVRHFFKEFDIKDAEISIVIVNKNEIKKFNKNYRKQNRVTDVLSFIYNKKPLEGEILICYEKALQQAKENKIDLNQEIKLLLVHSLLHLIGYDHKNIKEANKMKKMENKILSVI
- a CDS encoding diacylglycerol kinase family protein produces the protein MFFNFKRAVKSFIYAFRGLKSAWKSEQNFRFHSMAAILVLLMAVILRVERTDFIILILLIGLVLVLELVNTIFERLIDILKPRIHEYSKEIKNISSSIVLLAAFISVIIGIIIFYPYLIKVKF